One part of the Chryseobacterium sp. 7 genome encodes these proteins:
- a CDS encoding lantibiotic dehydratase, giving the protein MKTQLDNINIGFMRNALYSFRQYNNIPKNTADLDHFVLELWNDEVFRESIFLASYELYNEWARLCQDDPSLSQVKRNRINNSILKYYIRITTRSTPFGTFASHSAFELNSEHKNIEAGNMNAIHRYTTLDLSFLFQVIALINRDFPEVHEYELNDSIYKLGDYYRYIETSVQNEKRVYTLSSLEKDELLDFLVETTANKSYSFDSLVGLVAENVDGVSEEDAKYYIFSLIDAQFFKSNFDICLNEHSPLCQIIDYLNSKKGIAPELDAYLETLIKMEDYMKLLSSGVGQPQEYYNEIFALANQFSILYDRKYLINSSLKRNLDFSPVTREDLSKIKKGINTLSCFWDKGSETVNENLEKFKTAFYTRYEESLVPLVEVLDNESGIGYIQEQNSENDFSSLLDTLSWPNSNTDSFSITYNKKIHEFWRRLINKANINGETSIDLSQHDISNLQNTDEVSLARSIAVMIEKVSDKIAISSVGGTSGANLIARFSNEDEEILAPVNRIIKEEQNDDHFIYAELLHLPDNRAGNILLRQVKRGNQLSYLTKPSTSENTISLTDLYIKMMDKRIVLFHKELNKEVKIFHSTAHNFDYNSLPVYQFLCDLQHQDVSTALVLNIGDTNYLMYDYIPRITFGNDIIFTPALWRVYQNEVSGIKAKNNTESIKKVKEYLSDKKVNRYFFISQGDNKLLIDTENDNLLLFLIEELRSKEMVTLTECLYDLEADEFNNEIIIPMINRSYTAFKTELDLHLFNANIADHKFIPGNKWLYYKIYCGNKFSDKILQDVFPELLEQLNEEDLIKKWFYIRYSDPDNHIRLRLEINDNDLTNTAQIITTFNDYFDKYINEGIINKVEMGTYDREYERYEGEFIETAEHIFHYDSKLTVNLLKNVPNNDDLWLYAIKSIDAYFDVFKLDLDKRYEVISKIYNQFQKEFNVDSNLKKQLDLKYRSNLNIISEIVETDDNPYFSEFVNAVTENCKEIEKLKTIQKERLVSSFIHMHINRLIRSRHRMHELIIYGIVEKYYKMKIGKRKYLVS; this is encoded by the coding sequence ATGAAAACGCAGTTAGATAACATTAATATTGGCTTTATGAGAAACGCTTTATACTCATTCAGACAATATAACAACATCCCGAAAAATACAGCAGATCTTGATCATTTTGTGCTTGAATTATGGAATGATGAAGTCTTCAGAGAATCTATTTTCTTAGCTTCTTATGAGCTGTATAATGAATGGGCAAGACTATGCCAGGACGACCCGTCTTTATCTCAGGTAAAGAGAAACAGAATTAACAATTCTATCCTGAAATATTACATCAGAATTACCACCAGATCTACTCCGTTCGGAACATTTGCTTCGCATTCTGCTTTTGAACTGAACTCAGAACATAAAAATATAGAAGCCGGAAATATGAATGCTATCCACCGGTATACAACACTGGATCTGTCTTTTCTTTTTCAGGTTATTGCATTAATCAACAGAGACTTTCCGGAAGTTCACGAATATGAACTTAATGACTCTATCTATAAGTTAGGTGATTATTACCGATATATCGAAACTTCAGTACAAAATGAAAAAAGAGTCTACACCTTAAGCTCATTGGAAAAAGATGAACTTCTGGATTTTCTGGTTGAAACTACTGCCAACAAGTCTTATTCATTCGACAGCCTGGTTGGTCTGGTTGCGGAAAATGTAGATGGAGTTTCTGAAGAAGATGCAAAATATTATATCTTCAGTCTGATTGATGCGCAGTTCTTCAAAAGCAACTTCGATATCTGCTTAAACGAGCATTCTCCATTGTGCCAGATCATTGATTATTTAAATTCAAAAAAAGGTATCGCTCCTGAACTGGACGCTTATCTGGAGACCCTCATCAAAATGGAAGACTATATGAAGCTGCTGAGCTCCGGAGTTGGACAGCCTCAGGAATATTACAATGAAATATTTGCACTTGCCAATCAGTTTTCCATTTTATATGACAGAAAATACCTGATCAATTCTTCATTAAAAAGAAATCTGGATTTCTCTCCGGTTACCAGAGAAGATCTTTCCAAAATCAAAAAAGGAATCAATACCCTATCCTGCTTTTGGGACAAAGGAAGCGAAACGGTAAATGAAAATTTAGAAAAATTCAAGACCGCTTTTTATACAAGATATGAAGAAAGCCTGGTGCCTTTGGTAGAAGTATTGGACAACGAAAGTGGTATCGGCTATATCCAGGAACAAAACAGCGAAAATGATTTTTCTTCCCTTTTGGATACGCTAAGCTGGCCAAATTCTAATACAGATTCATTTTCCATCACTTACAATAAAAAGATTCATGAGTTCTGGAGAAGACTCATCAACAAAGCCAATATCAACGGAGAAACGTCCATAGATCTTAGCCAGCATGACATCAGCAACCTTCAGAATACAGATGAAGTAAGTCTTGCAAGATCTATTGCAGTAATGATAGAAAAGGTGTCTGATAAAATTGCCATTTCTTCTGTAGGAGGTACCAGCGGAGCCAATCTTATCGCCAGATTTTCCAATGAAGATGAAGAAATCCTTGCCCCGGTGAACAGAATCATCAAAGAAGAACAGAATGATGATCATTTTATCTACGCAGAACTGCTTCACCTGCCGGATAACAGAGCAGGAAATATCCTTCTGAGACAGGTAAAAAGAGGAAACCAGCTTTCTTATCTTACGAAACCTTCAACTTCGGAAAACACCATCAGCCTGACGGATCTTTACATTAAAATGATGGATAAAAGAATTGTTTTATTCCATAAAGAACTGAATAAAGAAGTAAAAATCTTCCATTCTACTGCACATAATTTTGATTATAATTCGCTGCCGGTGTATCAGTTTTTATGTGATCTTCAGCATCAGGATGTTTCCACCGCATTGGTTTTAAATATTGGAGATACCAATTACCTGATGTATGATTATATTCCCCGCATCACCTTCGGTAATGATATCATCTTTACGCCGGCCTTATGGAGAGTATACCAGAACGAAGTATCAGGAATAAAGGCTAAAAATAACACTGAAAGCATTAAAAAAGTAAAAGAATATCTATCCGATAAAAAAGTAAACCGCTATTTCTTTATTTCTCAGGGAGACAATAAGTTACTGATCGACACGGAAAATGACAACCTTTTATTATTTCTGATAGAAGAACTGAGGTCTAAGGAAATGGTAACACTTACAGAATGTCTTTACGATCTTGAGGCAGATGAGTTCAACAATGAGATTATTATTCCTATGATCAACAGAAGCTATACTGCATTTAAAACAGAGCTTGACCTGCATCTTTTCAATGCCAATATTGCTGATCATAAGTTCATCCCGGGAAATAAATGGCTTTACTATAAAATCTATTGCGGAAACAAGTTCTCAGACAAAATATTACAGGATGTGTTTCCGGAGCTTTTAGAACAGCTTAATGAAGAAGATCTGATCAAAAAATGGTTCTACATCAGGTACAGTGATCCTGATAATCATATCAGACTAAGACTGGAAATTAATGATAATGACCTTACCAATACAGCGCAGATTATTACAACTTTCAACGATTATTTTGATAAATATATCAATGAAGGAATCATTAATAAAGTGGAAATGGGAACCTATGACAGAGAATATGAAAGATATGAAGGTGAATTTATCGAAACCGCAGAACATATCTTCCACTATGACAGCAAACTGACTGTAAATCTATTGAAAAATGTTCCGAACAATGATGACCTCTGGTTATACGCTATCAAAAGTATTGATGCTTATTTCGATGTTTTCAAACTGGATCTGGATAAACGATATGAAGTCATCAGCAAGATTTACAACCAGTTTCAGAAAGAGTTTAATGTAGACAGCAACCTGAAAAAGCAGCTCGACCTTAAATACAGAAGCAACCTGAATATCATCAGTGAAATTGTAGAAACGGATGACAATCCATACTTCTCAGAGTTTGTTAATGCAGTCACAGAAAACTGTAAAGAAATAGAAAAGCTCAAGACCATTCAGAAAGAAAGATTAGTGAGCAGTTTTATTCACATGCATATCAACAGGCTCATCAGATCCAGACACAGAATGCATGAACTGATCATCTACGGCATCGTAGAAAAGTATTATAAAATGAAAATCGGCAAAAGAAAATATCTAGTATCATGA
- a CDS encoding LLM class flavin-dependent oxidoreductase — translation MKTKSIGLLELGYRSGKDSITALNDVVDYALHAERLGYSRFWLAEHHYSHLKNLAFSNPDIVIAMIAGMTEKIRVGSAGTSVPSYSPYAVATNYKLINNIFNGRIDLGLSKGIPESNHTKNLLNSDILERGTGAVFKENAQEIHELFYSEAERNEKEGILIPPYGGLIPDLWYLSSSLNNLDDAISLHSNYCVSAFHGNGKFLDSFEGKKEEINRYREAFLQKNGFLPKTSLALAINLSEVNEIKSDADESEAFKILHLNFEELFELIEKLDEQLAVDEFILYDTEADSDKKIENAETISNHYNLQSIQHENAVR, via the coding sequence ATGAAAACAAAAAGCATAGGATTACTAGAACTAGGATACAGAAGCGGCAAAGATTCCATCACAGCTCTTAACGATGTAGTTGATTATGCCCTTCATGCAGAGAGATTAGGATACAGCAGATTCTGGCTGGCAGAGCATCATTATTCCCACCTTAAGAATCTTGCCTTTTCAAACCCGGATATCGTGATTGCCATGATTGCCGGGATGACGGAAAAAATAAGAGTAGGATCCGCAGGAACTTCAGTACCGAGCTATTCTCCTTATGCTGTGGCTACCAATTATAAACTGATCAATAATATATTCAATGGGAGAATAGATCTCGGTCTGTCCAAAGGAATCCCGGAAAGTAACCATACGAAAAACCTTTTAAATTCGGATATTCTTGAAAGAGGTACCGGAGCGGTTTTTAAAGAAAATGCCCAAGAGATTCACGAGCTTTTCTATTCTGAAGCGGAAAGAAATGAGAAAGAAGGAATCTTAATTCCTCCCTACGGCGGCCTGATCCCCGATCTATGGTATCTTTCTTCTTCTTTGAATAATCTGGATGACGCCATCAGTTTACACTCAAACTACTGTGTATCAGCATTTCACGGAAACGGAAAGTTCCTTGACAGTTTTGAAGGTAAAAAAGAAGAAATCAACAGATACAGGGAAGCCTTTCTACAGAAAAACGGATTTCTTCCTAAAACATCATTGGCACTCGCGATCAACTTGTCAGAAGTGAATGAAATAAAATCTGATGCCGATGAATCCGAAGCTTTTAAAATTCTTCACCTCAACTTTGAAGAGCTTTTTGAACTCATTGAGAAACTGGATGAACAGCTGGCCGTAGATGAATTCATTTTATATGATACAGAAGCGGACAGTGACAAGAAAATAGAAAACGCTGAAACGATAAGCAATCATTACAACTTACAATCTATTCAACATGAAAACGCAGTTAGATAA
- a CDS encoding lanthionine synthetase LanC family protein: METLQSQNITTLLQEYDQKLLDFDYGNLPDGLLYGKLGLLLYFLTQYQISGNDIYVNKVGDILEEVFENGNLQKENNVYTLPNLSKGMTGLGIILNLLKQDGLIQDDFDEQIADIGELIFQQSVTMLNENNYTFFDGPIGNLHYFNSIGNEKYSSEIVNILYDECISHPIPFENKLNDSYADGINLGFNYGYLSIVNNLLALPVITDQARYIISSCLEFIISNFDVHEVENARIYKPYNYKIIQNLLKPFHNNRLCWCNSDLSFSYLLYKTGETLQENRYTEMARELGMETTKRKVMANTGIEFIQYCHGTSGLVQLYHELNEKDSHPEYKKAENFWTKRSLEILENELEQPFTEQDSNLLFGKTGALIALNDKIDKTKYLKFLL; the protein is encoded by the coding sequence ATGGAAACTCTACAATCTCAAAACATCACTACCCTGCTACAGGAATACGATCAAAAGCTTCTTGATTTTGATTATGGAAATTTACCGGACGGATTGCTTTATGGAAAACTGGGACTTCTGCTCTATTTCCTTACACAGTATCAGATCTCCGGAAATGATATCTATGTGAATAAAGTAGGCGATATCCTGGAAGAAGTATTTGAAAATGGCAACCTGCAAAAAGAAAACAATGTATACACACTCCCGAATCTCTCCAAAGGAATGACCGGACTGGGCATTATTCTGAATTTGCTAAAACAGGACGGACTTATTCAGGATGATTTTGATGAACAGATTGCAGACATCGGAGAACTGATTTTCCAACAGTCTGTCACCATGCTGAATGAAAACAATTATACTTTTTTTGATGGACCTATAGGAAATCTTCACTATTTCAACTCCATCGGAAACGAAAAATACAGCAGCGAAATCGTAAATATACTTTATGACGAATGTATTTCTCACCCCATTCCATTTGAAAACAAGCTGAACGACAGCTATGCAGATGGGATTAACTTAGGATTCAACTATGGCTACCTTTCTATTGTTAATAATCTTTTAGCCCTTCCGGTAATAACGGATCAAGCTAGATATATTATCAGCAGCTGCCTGGAGTTCATTATCTCCAATTTTGATGTTCATGAAGTAGAAAATGCCAGAATATATAAACCATACAACTACAAAATAATACAAAACCTGCTGAAGCCTTTCCATAATAACAGACTTTGCTGGTGTAACAGCGATCTTTCCTTCTCTTATCTCCTTTATAAAACAGGAGAAACACTACAGGAAAACAGATACACAGAAATGGCCCGAGAACTGGGTATGGAAACCACCAAAAGAAAAGTAATGGCCAACACAGGAATAGAGTTTATTCAGTATTGCCACGGAACCTCAGGACTTGTACAGCTTTACCATGAGCTTAATGAAAAAGACAGCCATCCTGAGTATAAAAAAGCTGAAAACTTCTGGACGAAAAGATCACTGGAAATTCTGGAAAACGAACTGGAGCAGCCATTCACCGAACAAGACAGTAATTTACTCTTTGGAAAAACAGGAGCCCTGATTGCTCTGAATGACAAAATAGACAAAACTAAATACCTAAAATTTTTACTGTAA
- a CDS encoding lanthionine synthetase LanC family protein, translating to MQKEKLIISEIEECIRKKETSLTGIGLNNGILSASMFYYYHYLMTRESESLELVTHYIEKSLSVLTEDYKSLHFNDEIRELGLYLIFLKQQEVLDNEIDSLLENIDEILEEILIQKTEKGDLDLTSGFPSFAKYFVLRNLSDKKHLIDSTLDKISELTQTHESGSYWKFDLRNKENPYVELGLGHGTTGVINYLLFLYKNNIYTPESLALIHSGLSFIWSCKENTTDYITLFPFNAFEDLYIDYHNLAYGEIGIGYTFYNAGILLDNKDYCDKGLQILINTTKFKDTDQSAILEPGLIYGSAGLSALYKNLYHLTEQDVFLEAKDYWHQHLLQSKKNENEQWAGFNAYYNAEFDNINMALGQGIAGIGINLMNNIMTTNHNYVSFYNYDL from the coding sequence ATGCAAAAAGAAAAATTAATCATCTCAGAAATAGAAGAATGTATCCGTAAAAAAGAGACATCCCTTACCGGAATAGGTCTTAATAACGGAATTCTAAGTGCTTCAATGTTCTATTATTATCATTATCTGATGACCCGGGAATCGGAATCTTTAGAACTGGTAACCCATTATATTGAAAAGTCTCTGTCTGTTTTAACAGAAGATTATAAAAGCCTTCATTTTAATGATGAAATAAGAGAGCTGGGATTATATCTTATATTCCTGAAACAGCAGGAAGTTTTAGACAATGAAATAGATTCTTTACTGGAAAATATAGATGAAATTCTGGAAGAAATTCTGATCCAGAAAACAGAAAAAGGAGATCTTGATCTTACCAGCGGTTTTCCGAGCTTTGCCAAGTATTTTGTATTGAGAAACCTTAGTGATAAAAAACATCTGATAGATAGTACTCTTGATAAAATCAGTGAGCTTACCCAAACTCACGAAAGCGGAAGCTACTGGAAATTTGATCTTCGCAATAAAGAAAACCCATATGTAGAACTGGGCTTAGGGCACGGAACTACAGGAGTCATCAACTATTTGTTATTCCTTTACAAAAATAACATCTATACTCCGGAATCTTTAGCGCTTATCCACTCCGGACTTTCATTCATCTGGAGCTGTAAAGAAAACACCACAGACTATATCACTCTTTTCCCATTCAATGCCTTCGAAGATCTTTACATAGATTATCATAATCTGGCTTACGGAGAAATAGGAATTGGTTATACTTTTTACAATGCCGGAATTCTTTTAGACAATAAAGATTATTGCGACAAAGGACTGCAAATACTGATCAATACCACAAAATTTAAAGACACTGATCAGTCTGCCATCCTGGAGCCGGGATTAATTTATGGTTCTGCCGGATTATCCGCACTGTATAAAAACCTTTATCATCTTACAGAACAGGATGTCTTTCTGGAAGCCAAAGATTACTGGCACCAGCATCTTCTTCAGTCTAAGAAAAATGAAAATGAACAATGGGCAGGATTCAATGCCTACTATAATGCAGAATTCGACAATATCAACATGGCTTTAGGCCAAGGTATCGCAGGAATTGGTATTAATCTGATGAACAATATCATGACCACAAATCACAATTATGTTTCATTCTATAATTACGATCTATAA
- a CDS encoding class I lanthipeptide: MKLTKGLQINKEQISKLQEEQMNSLKGGVNSLQAAAQSCGQCSCGGNTVVQTRK; encoded by the coding sequence ATGAAACTAACTAAGGGTCTTCAAATCAACAAAGAGCAAATCAGCAAATTACAGGAAGAGCAAATGAATAGCCTAAAAGGAGGAGTAAACAGCCTTCAGGCAGCAGCACAATCTTGTGGACAGTGCTCTTGCGGTGGAAACACTGTGGTACAAACAAGAAAGTAA